In one window of Macadamia integrifolia cultivar HAES 741 chromosome 2, SCU_Mint_v3, whole genome shotgun sequence DNA:
- the LOC122064821 gene encoding zinc finger BED domain-containing protein RICESLEEPER 3-like — translation MLCESGLPLCSASSSRCALRVWAVVVVVSLCSASLGRRCALRRRRRRLAFWGSVRGCELLCCGSSCCVVLSFKEATSSTPLLEIQLNCIMSNQKDQEVQMSVNEVNRGNGFSPSSSRTAFDHNTGPVVSSATVSTLPRNRKKTSIVWKEFINIPKDKNPDGRQRAKCKACGNIYLADSSINGTGSLRRHLKSCLKRKNNDVAQMLVGGGDGNVALKTKRIDADVVRDMITTLIVRHELPLVFVEYEEFRALISYLYPQFSPISRNTQMADILKLHTRESKRIKDFLSSFNGRMSLTTDLWTSVTTDSYISLTCHYIDTEWVLHKKLLKFCIMPPPHTGANICEIASNMLLDWGIEKKLFSITLDNAGANLCFIEHLKKSLVLKKALLCSGEFFHNRCCAHILNLIVQDGLKCIDESVHFV, via the exons ATGCTCTGCGAGTCTGGGCTGCCGCTGTGCTCTGCGTCGTCGTCTCGCTGTGCTCTGCGAGTCTGGGctgtcgtcgtcgtcgtctcgCTGTGCTCTGCGAGTCTGGGCCGCCGCTGTGCTCtgcgtcgtcgtcgtcgtcgtctcgCTTTCTGGGGGTCAGTGCGAGGCTGCGAGCTGCTGTGCTGTGGGTCGAGCTGCTGTGTTGTGCTCTCCTTCAAAGAGGCTACTTCGTCCACGCCACTGCTCGAGATCCAg TTGAATTGCATAATGTCAAATCAAAAAGATCAAGAAGTTCAGATGTCTGTTAATGAAGTAAACAGAGGGAATGGTTTTAGTCCGTCTAGTTCAAGAACTGCATTTGATCATAATACTGGGCCAGTTGTTTCATCTGCTACAGTCAGTACTTTAccaagaaataggaaaaaaacttCCATAGTTTGGAAAGAGTTTATTAATATCCCTAAAGACAAAAATCCCGATGGAAGACAGAGAGCAAAATGCAAGGCTTGTGGGAATATATATCTGGCTGACTCATCTATCAATGGCACTGGTAGTTTGAGGAGACATCTTAAGTCTTGCCTCAAGCGTAAAAATAATGATGTTGCTCAAATGTTAGTGGGTGGAGGTGATGGGAATGTGGCACTGAAAACTAAGAGGATTGATGCAGATGTAGTTCGAGATATGATTACCACACTTATTGTCAGACATGAGTTGCCCTTGGTATTCGTCGAGTATGAAGAGTTTAGGGCTTTGATTTCTTATCTTTACCCACAATTTAGTCCTATTAGTAGGAATACCCAAATGGCTGATATTTTGAAGTTGCATACTAGAGAAAGCAAGAGGATAAAGGATTTTTTGAGTTCCTTCAATGGTAGAATGTCATTGACTACTGATTTGTGGACTTCTGTAACCACTGACTCCTATATTTCTCTCACTTGTCATTATATTGACACAGAATGGGTactacataaaaaattattgaaattttgcATCATGCCACCCCCACACACAGGAGCTAATATATGTGAAATTGCTTCAAATATGTTGTTGGATTGGGGCATAGAGAAGAAATTGTTCTCTATTACATTAGATAATGCCGGTGCTaacctttgttttattgagcaCTTGAAAAAAAGTTTGGTATTAAAGAAGGCATTGTTGTGTAGTGGTGAGTTTTTTCACAACAGATGTTGTGCTCATATATTGAACCTAATTGTACAAGATGGTTTGAAGTGCATTGATGAATCTGTACATTTTGTTTGA
- the LOC122058137 gene encoding zinc finger BED domain-containing protein RICESLEEPER 2-like isoform X2 — MLDSAIVYQTAFQQLELVDKNFKVCPSNEDWKKIEHLCCFLKPFNDITELLSGSKYPTANLYFHNVWKIHLSLLKTINEGEDYVKKMAQEMKKKFDKYWDSYSIILAIAVVFDPRYKLIFVRYAFDKIYSLDSTAMEKFNLVKSTLARLFEEYRCMEITEEERGFQSHAIEDNTVGDVLDWEELSMYESSTTTVIQDKSELDLYLEEPRIKDPIKHYDVLAFWKSQGSKYHDLSRMTRDVLAIPVSTIASESAFSAGGKVIDKYRSKLLPTNAEALICLRDWMFGVDFRAEPVDDASDLANALGNVLSLDVSGDTNITVEPAQRSSDASTAANV; from the exons ATGCTTGATTCTGCCATTGTCTATCAGACTGCATTTCAACAACTAGAGTTGGtggataaaaattttaaagtgtGTCCAAGTAATGAGGATTGGAAAAAGATTGAACACTTATGTTGCTTTTTGAAGCCTTTTAATGACATTACTGAATTATTGTCTGGATCAAAGTACCCAACAGCAAATTTGTATTTTCATAATGTATGGAAAATACATTTGTCTTTGTTGAAAACGATAAATGAGGGAGAAGACTATGTGAAAAAGATGgcacaagaaatgaaaaagaagtttgATAAGTATTGGGACTCATATAGCATCATTTTAGCTATTGCTGTTGTATTTGATCCTCGTTACAAGCTAATCTTTGTTAGGTATGCTTTTGATAAGATATACAGTTTGGATTCAACAGCAATGGAAAAGTTTAATCTTGTGAAATCGACCTTAGCACGACTCTTTGAAGAGTACCGGTGCATGGAGATAACTGAGGAAGAGAGGGGATTTCAATCACATGCTATTGAGGACAATACAGTTGGAGATGTTTTAGATTGGGAG gaGCTATCTATGTATGAGAGTTCTACTACTACTGTAATACAAGATAAATCCGAATTAGATTTATATCTAGAAGAGCCAAGGATTAAAGATCCGATCAAGCATTATGATGTATTGGCCTTTTGGAAGTCACAAGGATCAAAGTATCATGATCTTTCTCGGATGACACGGGATGTGTTGGCTATTCCGGTATCAACTATTGCTTCTGAATCAGCTTTTAGTGCTGGAGGTAAAGTTATTGACAAATACAGAAGTAAGCTATTGCCTACAAATGCTGAAGCGTTGATTTGCCTTCGAGATTGGATGTTCGGAGTAGACTTTAGAG CTGAACCGGTTGATGATGCCAGTGATTTGGCTAATGCTTTGGGGAATGTGTTGTCTTTGGATGTGAGTGGTGATACTAATATTACAGTAGAACCTGCACAAAGATCTTCTGATGCCTCTACTGCAGCTAATGTTTAG
- the LOC122058137 gene encoding zinc finger BED domain-containing protein RICESLEEPER 2-like isoform X3: MEKFNLVKSTLARLFEEYRCMEITEEERGFQSHAIEDNTVGDVLDWEELSMYESSTTTVIQDKSELDLYLEEPRIKDPIKHYDVLAFWKSQGSKYHDLSRMTRDVLAIPVSTIASESAFSAGGKVIDKYRSKLLPTNAEALICLRDWMFGVDFRAEPVDDASDLANALGNVLSLDVGLMLKHSRLDEIRIILSHVTKYLTLGMFGYEFKIFCDISKYVNCGMFG, encoded by the exons ATGGAAAAGTTTAATCTTGTGAAATCGACCTTAGCACGACTCTTTGAAGAGTACCGGTGCATGGAGATAACTGAGGAAGAGAGGGGATTTCAATCACATGCTATTGAGGACAATACAGTTGGAGATGTTTTAGATTGGGAG gaGCTATCTATGTATGAGAGTTCTACTACTACTGTAATACAAGATAAATCCGAATTAGATTTATATCTAGAAGAGCCAAGGATTAAAGATCCGATCAAGCATTATGATGTATTGGCCTTTTGGAAGTCACAAGGATCAAAGTATCATGATCTTTCTCGGATGACACGGGATGTGTTGGCTATTCCGGTATCAACTATTGCTTCTGAATCAGCTTTTAGTGCTGGAGGTAAAGTTATTGACAAATACAGAAGTAAGCTATTGCCTACAAATGCTGAAGCGTTGATTTGCCTTCGAGATTGGATGTTCGGAGTAGACTTTAGAG CTGAACCGGTTGATGATGCCAGTGATTTGGCTAATGCTTTGGGGAATGTGTTGTCTTTGGAT gTGGGATTGATGTTGAAGCACTCCAGATTGGACGAAATCAGGATAATTTTGAGTCATGTAACTAAATATTTAACTTTGGGGATGTTTGGATacgaatttaagattttttgtgatatttctaaatatgttaattgtgggatgtttggataa
- the LOC122058137 gene encoding zinc finger BED domain-containing protein RICESLEEPER 2-like isoform X1, with product MLDSAIVYQTAFQQLELVDKNFKVCPSNEDWKKIEHLCCFLKPFNDITELLSGSKYPTANLYFHNVWKIHLSLLKTINEGEDYVKKMAQEMKKKFDKYWDSYSIILAIAVVFDPRYKLIFVRYAFDKIYSLDSTAMEKFNLVKSTLARLFEEYRCMEITEEERGFQSHAIEDNTVGDVLDWEELSMYESSTTTVIQDKSELDLYLEEPRIKDPIKHYDVLAFWKSQGSKYHDLSRMTRDVLAIPVSTIASESAFSAGGKVIDKYRSKLLPTNAEALICLRDWMFGVDFRAEPVDDASDLANALGNVLSLDVGLMLKHSRLDEIRIILSHVTKYLTLGMFGYEFKIFCDISKYVNCGMFG from the exons ATGCTTGATTCTGCCATTGTCTATCAGACTGCATTTCAACAACTAGAGTTGGtggataaaaattttaaagtgtGTCCAAGTAATGAGGATTGGAAAAAGATTGAACACTTATGTTGCTTTTTGAAGCCTTTTAATGACATTACTGAATTATTGTCTGGATCAAAGTACCCAACAGCAAATTTGTATTTTCATAATGTATGGAAAATACATTTGTCTTTGTTGAAAACGATAAATGAGGGAGAAGACTATGTGAAAAAGATGgcacaagaaatgaaaaagaagtttgATAAGTATTGGGACTCATATAGCATCATTTTAGCTATTGCTGTTGTATTTGATCCTCGTTACAAGCTAATCTTTGTTAGGTATGCTTTTGATAAGATATACAGTTTGGATTCAACAGCAATGGAAAAGTTTAATCTTGTGAAATCGACCTTAGCACGACTCTTTGAAGAGTACCGGTGCATGGAGATAACTGAGGAAGAGAGGGGATTTCAATCACATGCTATTGAGGACAATACAGTTGGAGATGTTTTAGATTGGGAG gaGCTATCTATGTATGAGAGTTCTACTACTACTGTAATACAAGATAAATCCGAATTAGATTTATATCTAGAAGAGCCAAGGATTAAAGATCCGATCAAGCATTATGATGTATTGGCCTTTTGGAAGTCACAAGGATCAAAGTATCATGATCTTTCTCGGATGACACGGGATGTGTTGGCTATTCCGGTATCAACTATTGCTTCTGAATCAGCTTTTAGTGCTGGAGGTAAAGTTATTGACAAATACAGAAGTAAGCTATTGCCTACAAATGCTGAAGCGTTGATTTGCCTTCGAGATTGGATGTTCGGAGTAGACTTTAGAG CTGAACCGGTTGATGATGCCAGTGATTTGGCTAATGCTTTGGGGAATGTGTTGTCTTTGGAT gTGGGATTGATGTTGAAGCACTCCAGATTGGACGAAATCAGGATAATTTTGAGTCATGTAACTAAATATTTAACTTTGGGGATGTTTGGATacgaatttaagattttttgtgatatttctaaatatgttaattgtgggatgtttggataa